The following are encoded in a window of Pseudomonas multiresinivorans genomic DNA:
- a CDS encoding FagA protein has protein sequence MFAQIDSSITDRWYRLGTRIRCALEPDEPRLVEQYLCEARYLAAWEPVPAWRLFEKCFQLLLDSSRDIALPWHWRVLCLDHAYLPLRELQRLATSTAQRQRLCLLGQRMAQQEMAPSLRLQEGIEND, from the coding sequence ATGTTTGCTCAGATCGACAGCTCGATCACCGATCGCTGGTACCGCCTGGGGACGCGCATCCGCTGCGCCCTGGAGCCGGATGAGCCGCGTCTGGTCGAGCAGTACCTGTGCGAAGCGCGTTACCTGGCGGCCTGGGAGCCGGTGCCGGCTTGGCGCCTGTTCGAGAAGTGCTTCCAGTTGCTGCTCGACAGCAGTCGCGACATCGCATTGCCCTGGCACTGGCGGGTGCTCTGCCTGGATCACGCCTATCTCCCTCTACGCGAACTGCAACGCCTGGCGACCTCTACCGCCCAGCGCCAACGCCTGTGCCTGCTCGGCCAGCGGATGGCGCAGCAGGAGATGGCGCCTTCCCTGAGACTGCAAGAAGGAATCGAGAATGACTGA